CGTGCCGGAGAACTCCGCACCGGACAGTCCGGAAGAACTCTGCAGGGTCCGGTTGCGGGTGCGGAAGCAGGGGCGGGTGCGGTTTGTCGGGCATCTCGATTTCATGTCCCTGATTCACCGCGCGGTGCGGCGCGCCGGTTTGCCAGTGCGTTTTTCCGGGGGGTTCCATCCCTCCCCGCAGATTTCTTTTCCCGATGCGCTGCCTACCGGAGTGGAAAGCGATGCGGAGATTGTCGATTTGAAACTCTGCCGGCACCGGGAACCCGAAGAGGTTCTTGCGGCCATCAATGCGCAACTCCCTCGCGGGGTGGAGGTGCTGGCCGCACAGACCGTTGCCTGGAAAGCCGCAGCTCCCGCCGTTGCCATTCGCAGTTCCGTTTATCGGGTGCTTTTGCCGGCGGGCGCGTCTGATGCTCTGCCGGAGCGTGTCGCCGCTTTCCTGGAGCGGGAAGTGCTGGAGGTCGCGCGACTGAAAAAGGGGCGCGAGCAGATCCTCGATCTGCGGGCGGCTGTCGAAGATCTGCGCATCGAAGACGGCAGCTTGTGGTTGCGACTGACAAAAGGCAGTCCGATGCCGCTGCTCGCCTGGCTTCTCGACATTCCGGCCGCGCAAGCGGCCCGCCTGCCGGTTCGCAAGGTGGCGGTGGTGCTGGACGGGGAAGCCGATTCCGGATACATTTGAACGGTTTTCGCGGAAAGCAAACAGATTCCGTCGCAACCGTGATTGTTGGCGCCAGCGGCCGTTGCCGTGTCCTTCGATCCTGACAGCTGCCAGGCCCGTGGAATGAATGCGTTCAAGCAACGCCGGACTGCCGCTGTTGGTCCCGGGCCGGCCCAACAGAGAGAACTCGTGCCAGGAGGAGCCATGACCAAAGACCTGGTCATTAATACTACATCCCATGAAACCCGCGTCGCTCTGCTTGAAAACGGGCACATCGCCGAATTGTATATCGAGAGAACCCGTGAGCGGGGTATCGTCGGCAATATTTACAAAGGCAAGGTGCTGCGGGTGCTGCCGGGCATGCAGGCCGCTTTTGTCGATATCGGCCTGGAAAAAGCGGCATTTCTTTACGTGGCCGACGTTCTGGGGCAGATGCAGGCCCTGGAGCGCTATATTGACGAGGGGGAAAACGAGGCCGGTCTGCCCGAGGAGGATGGGCGGGAGACGACCGCTCTGCCGCCGATCGAGGAGCTTCTCAAAGAGGGGCAGGAGGTGCTGGTGCAGGTTTCCAAGGAGCCAATCGGCACCAAGGGGGCCCGCATTACCGCCCATATCTCTCTGCCCGGCAGGCATTTGGTCTACATGCCTACCGTCGACCATGTCGGCATTTCCCGCCGCATTGAAAACGAGGAAGAAAAAGAACGCCTGCGCAGCCTGATTGAAGAGATTCGATCGCCAGGGTCCGGCTTTATCGTGCGCACCGCCGCGGAGGGCAAGAACGCCGAGGATCTGAGCGCCGACATGGAGTTTCTTGCAGGATTGTGGAATGGTATCTGTGCGCTGAGGGAACGCAAGGGAGCGCCGTGCCTGATTTATTCCGATCTCGATGTGACCAGCAAGGTCCTGCGGGATATTCTGACCGAGGATGTGCGGCGCATCGTTGTCGACTCGCCGCGGGAATACGAAAAAATCGTCCGTTTTATTGAAACCTTCATGCCGAAGCTCACTTATGTCATCGAGTTGTATGAAGGCGAGGAGCCGGTGTTTGACGCTTTTGGCCTGGAAGTAGAAATCGACCGGGCTCTGGGGCGCAAGGTCTGGCTCAAGAGCGGCGGCTATATCATTATCGAGCAGACCGAGGCCCTGACCGCCATTGACGTCAATACCGGTCGCTTTGTCGGCAAGCACAATCTGGAGGACACCATCCTCAAGACCAACCTCGAGGCGGTCCGGGAGGTTGCCTATCAGTTGCGGCTGCGTAATATCGGCGGGCTTATCATTATCGATTTTATCGACATGGAAAAAGAGGCCCATCGGGAGAAGGTTTTCGTTGCCCTTGAGGAAGCCCTGAAAGGGGACCGCGCCAAAACCAATATTCTCAAGATCTCGGAACTGGGGCTGGTGGAGATGACCCGCAAGCGGGTGCGCGAGAACCTGACCCGCACTCTGTGCGTACCCTGCCCGTATTGTGAGGGCAAAGGCTATGTCAAAAGCCGGACGACCATGGTTTACGAGATTTTCCGGGAATTGCGCCGCGAGATCCGCAATCTGTCCGGATCCCAGGTTACCCTGCTGGTGCACCCAAGCATAGCTTCGCTGATCTGTG
This portion of the Syntrophotalea acetylenica genome encodes:
- a CDS encoding Rne/Rng family ribonuclease encodes the protein MTKDLVINTTSHETRVALLENGHIAELYIERTRERGIVGNIYKGKVLRVLPGMQAAFVDIGLEKAAFLYVADVLGQMQALERYIDEGENEAGLPEEDGRETTALPPIEELLKEGQEVLVQVSKEPIGTKGARITAHISLPGRHLVYMPTVDHVGISRRIENEEEKERLRSLIEEIRSPGSGFIVRTAAEGKNAEDLSADMEFLAGLWNGICALRERKGAPCLIYSDLDVTSKVLRDILTEDVRRIVVDSPREYEKIVRFIETFMPKLTYVIELYEGEEPVFDAFGLEVEIDRALGRKVWLKSGGYIIIEQTEALTAIDVNTGRFVGKHNLEDTILKTNLEAVREVAYQLRLRNIGGLIIIDFIDMEKEAHREKVFVALEEALKGDRAKTNILKISELGLVEMTRKRVRENLTRTLCVPCPYCEGKGYVKSRTTMVYEIFRELRREIRNLSGSQVTLLVHPSIASLICDEERWEIDDLEQAYGKQIAITARFDFHQEQFEILCN